Proteins encoded within one genomic window of Camelina sativa cultivar DH55 chromosome 19, Cs, whole genome shotgun sequence:
- the LOC104765618 gene encoding glutamate decarboxylase 5-like, with the protein MVLATNSDSEEHLHSTFASRYVRAVVPRFKMPDNSMPKDAAYQVINDELMLDGNPRLNLASFVTTWMEPECDNLIMDSVNKNYVDMDEYPVTTELQNRCVNMIANLFHAPVGEGEAAIGCGTVGSSEAIMLAGLAFKRKWQQRRRAQGLPTDKPNIVTGANVQVCWEKFARYFEVELKEVKLREDYYVMDPAKAVEMVDENTICVAAILGSTLTGEFEDVKLLNDLLADKNAETGWETPIHVDAASGGFIAPFLYPDLEWDFRLPWVKSINVSGHKYGLVYAGVGWIVWKTKDDLPEDLVFHINYLGADQPTFTLNFSKGSSQIIAQYYQFIRLGFEGYKNIMENCMDNARRLREGIEMTGKFHILSKDIGVPLVAFSLKDSSKHTVFEIAESLRKFGWIVPAYTMPADAQHIAVLRVVIREDFSRGLADRLITHIIQVLKEIEGLPSRIAHIAAAAAVSGDDEVEVKTTKMSLQDITKYWKRLVEHKRNIVC; encoded by the exons ATGGTACTCGCAACCAACTCTGACTCCGAAGAGCATTTGCATTCCACTTTTGCTTCCAGATATGTCCGTGCTGTTGTTCCCag GTTTAAGATGCCGGACAATTCCATGCCCAAAGACGCTGCTTATCAAGTGATCAATGATGAGTTGATGCTTGATGGAAACCCCAGGCTTAACCTAGCTTCCTTTGTCACCACTTGGATGGAACCTGAGTGTGATAACCTCATAATGGATTCTGTGAATAAGAACTATGTTGACATGGATGAATATCCTGTCACTACAGAGCTTCAG AACCGGTGTGTAAATATGATAGCTAACTTGTTCCATGCTCCCGTTGGAGAAGGCGAGGCTGCGATTGGGTGTGGCACTGTTGGTTCATCGGAAGCTATCATGCTAGCCGGTTTAGCTTTCAAAAGGAAGTGGCAACAGAGGAGAAGAGCTCAGGGTTTACCGACTGATAAGCCTAACATTGTAACTGGAGCCAATGTTCAG GTCTGCTGGGAGAAATTTGCAAGGTACTTTGAGGTAGAGCTCAAAGAGGTGAAACTAAGGGAAGACTATTACGTGATGGACCCGGCTAAAGCTGTAGAGATGGTGGATGAGAATACAATCTGCGTTGCAGCAATTCTAGGATCCACACTTACAggagagtttgaggatgtgaaGCTATTGAACGATCTCTTAGCTGATAAAAACGCAGAGACGGGTTGGGAAACTCCTATTCACGTTGATGCAGCCAGTGGAGGATTTATTGCTCCTTTCCTCTACCCTGATCTTGAATGGGACTTTAGGCTTCCATGGGTTAAGAGCATCAATGTCAGTGGTCATAAGTATGGACTTGTGTATGCAGGAGTTGGTTGGATTGTCtggaaaacaaaagatgatttGCCAGAAGACCTTGTCTTTCACATCAACTACTTAGGAGCTGACCAACCCACTTTCACTCTTAACTTCTCAAAAG ggtcGAGTCAAATCATTGCTCAGTACTATCAGTTTATCCGACTAGGCTTTGAG GGATACAAGAACATAATGGAAAACTGCATGGACAACGCGAGGAGGCTGAGAGAAGGAATAGAGATGACAGGAAAGTTCCACATTCTGTCTAAAGATATCGGAGTGCCACTAGTGGCATTCTCTCTAAAAGACAGTAGCAAACACACGGTGTTTGAGATCGCAGAGTCTCTGAGAAAATTCGGGTGGATCGTACCGGCTTACACCATGCCTGCAGATGCGCAACACATTGCTGTGCTAAGAGTTGTGATCAGGGAAGACTTTAGCAGAGGCCTTGCAGATAGACTCATCACTCATATCATTCAAGTACTGAAAGAGATTGAAGGGCTTCCTAGCCGAATCGCGCATATAGCTGCCGCAGCAGCGGTTagtggtgatgatgaagttgaagtgAAGACTACAAAGATGTCGTTGCAGGATATCACTAAGTATTGGAAACGCCTTGTGGAGCACAAGAGAAATATTGTTTGTTAA
- the LOC104765619 gene encoding putative 3,4-dihydroxy-2-butanone kinase isoform X1 — protein MVFAAKKFINNPNDVVTEFIEGLVETYHGLQYLDGFPEVKVVIRADVSAEKYDKVAVISGGGSGHEPAHAGYVGEGMLTAAICGDVFASPPVDSILAGIRAVTGTEGCLLIVKNYTGDRLNFGLAAEQAKSEGYKVETVIVGEDCALPPPRGIAGRRGLAGTVLVHKVAGAAAEAGLSLEKVAAEAKCASEMVGTMGVALSVCTLPGQVTSDRLGEEKMELGLGIHGEPGAAVVDVQPVDVVVSHVLQQILNPETNYVPITRGNRVVLMVNGLGGTPLMELMIAAGKAVPKLQLEFGLAVDRVYTGFFMTSLDMAGFSISIMKADQSILDRLDAPTKAPNWPVGTDGNRPPAKTHVPVPPSRSIAESHNRPQELSKEGRILEAAIQAAATVIISLKDSLNEWDAKVGDGDCGSTMYRGATAILEDMKKYYPLNDAAETVNEIGSSIKRAMGGTSGIIYHLLCKAAYAELKANAHSEVTAKHWCEALKSSITSVSKYGGATAGYRTMLDALIPASQVLEEKLSAGEDPISAFILSAEAATAGAESTIQMQAQAGRSSYVSAEIIATVPDPGAMAAAGWYCAAARAVKEQYQSSS, from the exons ATGGTTTTCGCGGCCAAGAAATTCATCAACAACCCCAACG ATGTTGTAACTGAGTTCATTGAGGGTCTCGTTGAAACTTATCATGGACTTCAGTATTTGGATGGTTTCCCTGAGGTTAAGGTGGTTATACGAGCTGATGTCTCGGCTGAAAAGTACGACAAGGTTGCCGTTATATCAG GTGGAGGCAGTGGGCATGAGCCTGCACATGCTGGTTACGTTGGAGAAGGTATGCTCACAGCGGCTATCTGCGGAGATGTCTTTGCCTCCCCACCAGTTGATTCCATCCTTGCT GGAATTCGAGCTGTAACTGGTACTGAGGGATGTCTACTGATTGTCAAG AATTATACTGGTGATCGCTTGAACTTTGGTTTGGCTGCTGAGCAAGCAAAATCTGAAGGTTACAAAGTTGAG ACGGTAATTGTTGGAGAGGATTGTGCATTACCCCCTCCACGTGGTATCGCTGGACGCAGAGGGTTAGCAGGAACAGTTCTTGTCCATAAG GTTGCGGGTGCAGCAGCAGAGGCTGGTCTTTCTCTAGAAAAAGTTGCGGCTGAGGCAAAATGTGCGTCAGAGATGGTTGGTACCATGGGTGTTGCATTATCCGTCTGTACGCTTCCTGGACAGGTTACATCAGATCGTCTTGGCGAAGAAAAGATGGAACTCGGGCTTGGaatt CATGGAGAACCTGGTGCTGCTGTGGTTGACGTTCAACCTGTGGATGTGGTGGTTTCCCATGTTCTTCAGCAGATACTTAATCCT GAGACCAATTATGTTCCAATTACTCGTGGTAATAGAGTGGTTCTCATGGTTAATGG TTTGGGAGGCACCCCTTTAATGGAACTTATGATTGCTGCTGGAAAAGCAGTCCCTAAACTGCAGTTGGAATTTGGACTTGCCGTTGATAGGGTGTATACAGGCTTTTTTATGACTTCTCTTGATATGGCAG GATTCTCGATTTCAATCATGAAGGCTGACCAGTCGATTTTAGACCGATTAGATGCTCCAACCAAGGCTCCAAATTGGCCTGTAGGCACTGATG GCAACCGGCCACCAGCGAAGACTCATGTTCCTGTTCCTCCTTCTCGATCAATAGCCGAG TCTCATAACCGACCTCAAGAGCTGAGTAAAGAAGGTCGAATCCTTGAGGCAGCCATTCAAGCAGCAGCAACTGTGATCATCAGTCTAAAGGATAGTCTGAATGAATGGGATGCAAAAGTAGGCGATGGTGATTGTGGGTCGACA ATGTACAGGGGAGCAACAGCTATTCTGGAGGACATGAAAAAGTA ttATCCACTGAATGATGCTGCAGAAACAGTGAATGAGATTGGTTCATCAATCAAAAGAGCCATGGGGGGCACAAGCGGAATAAT ttACCATCTCCTCTGCAAGGCTGCATACGCGGAGCTAAAAGCTAACGCTCATTCAGAAGTCACAGCCAAACACT GGTGTGAAGCACTCAAGTCATCAATTACTTCAGTCAGCAAATATGGTGGAGCAACTGCAGGCTACCGAACAATGCTAGATGCTCTCATCCCGGCTTCACAAGTTCTTGAGGAG AAGCTGAGCGCAGGAGAGGATCCAATATCGGCTTTCATCCTGTCTGCTGAAGCAGCAACTGCAGGAGCGGAATCAACCATACAGATGCAAGCACAG GCTGGGAGATCAAGCTATGTATCTGCAGAGATTATTGCAACGGTTCCAGATCCAGGTGCAATGGCTGCAGCAGGATGGTACTGTGCCGCAGCAAGAGCCGTGAAGGAGCAGTATCAGAGCTCATCATGA
- the LOC104765619 gene encoding putative 3,4-dihydroxy-2-butanone kinase isoform X2: MVFAAKKFINNPNDVVTEFIEGLVETYHGLQYLDGFPEVKVVIRADVSAEKYDKVAVISGGGSGHEPAHAGYVGEGMLTAAICGDVFASPPVDSILAGIRAVTGTEGCLLIVKNYTGDRLNFGLAAEQAKSEGYKVETVIVGEDCALPPPRGIAGRRGLAGTVLVHKVAGAAAEAGLSLEKVAAEAKCASEMVGTMGVALSVCTLPGQVTSDRLGEEKMELGLGIHGEPGAAVVDVQPVDVVVSHVLQQILNPETNYVPITRGNRVVLMVNGLGGTPLMELMIAAGKAVPKLQLEFGLAVDRVYTGFFMTSLDMAGFSISIMKADQSILDRLDAPTKAPNWPVGTDGNRPPAKTHVPVPPSRSIAESHNRPQELSKEGRILEAAIQAAATVIISLKDSLNEWDAKVGDGDCGSTMYRGATAILEDMKNYPLNDAAETVNEIGSSIKRAMGGTSGIIYHLLCKAAYAELKANAHSEVTAKHWCEALKSSITSVSKYGGATAGYRTMLDALIPASQVLEEKLSAGEDPISAFILSAEAATAGAESTIQMQAQAGRSSYVSAEIIATVPDPGAMAAAGWYCAAARAVKEQYQSSS; encoded by the exons ATGGTTTTCGCGGCCAAGAAATTCATCAACAACCCCAACG ATGTTGTAACTGAGTTCATTGAGGGTCTCGTTGAAACTTATCATGGACTTCAGTATTTGGATGGTTTCCCTGAGGTTAAGGTGGTTATACGAGCTGATGTCTCGGCTGAAAAGTACGACAAGGTTGCCGTTATATCAG GTGGAGGCAGTGGGCATGAGCCTGCACATGCTGGTTACGTTGGAGAAGGTATGCTCACAGCGGCTATCTGCGGAGATGTCTTTGCCTCCCCACCAGTTGATTCCATCCTTGCT GGAATTCGAGCTGTAACTGGTACTGAGGGATGTCTACTGATTGTCAAG AATTATACTGGTGATCGCTTGAACTTTGGTTTGGCTGCTGAGCAAGCAAAATCTGAAGGTTACAAAGTTGAG ACGGTAATTGTTGGAGAGGATTGTGCATTACCCCCTCCACGTGGTATCGCTGGACGCAGAGGGTTAGCAGGAACAGTTCTTGTCCATAAG GTTGCGGGTGCAGCAGCAGAGGCTGGTCTTTCTCTAGAAAAAGTTGCGGCTGAGGCAAAATGTGCGTCAGAGATGGTTGGTACCATGGGTGTTGCATTATCCGTCTGTACGCTTCCTGGACAGGTTACATCAGATCGTCTTGGCGAAGAAAAGATGGAACTCGGGCTTGGaatt CATGGAGAACCTGGTGCTGCTGTGGTTGACGTTCAACCTGTGGATGTGGTGGTTTCCCATGTTCTTCAGCAGATACTTAATCCT GAGACCAATTATGTTCCAATTACTCGTGGTAATAGAGTGGTTCTCATGGTTAATGG TTTGGGAGGCACCCCTTTAATGGAACTTATGATTGCTGCTGGAAAAGCAGTCCCTAAACTGCAGTTGGAATTTGGACTTGCCGTTGATAGGGTGTATACAGGCTTTTTTATGACTTCTCTTGATATGGCAG GATTCTCGATTTCAATCATGAAGGCTGACCAGTCGATTTTAGACCGATTAGATGCTCCAACCAAGGCTCCAAATTGGCCTGTAGGCACTGATG GCAACCGGCCACCAGCGAAGACTCATGTTCCTGTTCCTCCTTCTCGATCAATAGCCGAG TCTCATAACCGACCTCAAGAGCTGAGTAAAGAAGGTCGAATCCTTGAGGCAGCCATTCAAGCAGCAGCAACTGTGATCATCAGTCTAAAGGATAGTCTGAATGAATGGGATGCAAAAGTAGGCGATGGTGATTGTGGGTCGACA ATGTACAGGGGAGCAACAGCTATTCTGGAGGACATGAAAAA ttATCCACTGAATGATGCTGCAGAAACAGTGAATGAGATTGGTTCATCAATCAAAAGAGCCATGGGGGGCACAAGCGGAATAAT ttACCATCTCCTCTGCAAGGCTGCATACGCGGAGCTAAAAGCTAACGCTCATTCAGAAGTCACAGCCAAACACT GGTGTGAAGCACTCAAGTCATCAATTACTTCAGTCAGCAAATATGGTGGAGCAACTGCAGGCTACCGAACAATGCTAGATGCTCTCATCCCGGCTTCACAAGTTCTTGAGGAG AAGCTGAGCGCAGGAGAGGATCCAATATCGGCTTTCATCCTGTCTGCTGAAGCAGCAACTGCAGGAGCGGAATCAACCATACAGATGCAAGCACAG GCTGGGAGATCAAGCTATGTATCTGCAGAGATTATTGCAACGGTTCCAGATCCAGGTGCAATGGCTGCAGCAGGATGGTACTGTGCCGCAGCAAGAGCCGTGAAGGAGCAGTATCAGAGCTCATCATGA